The Burkholderia ubonensis genome has a window encoding:
- a CDS encoding fimbria/pilus outer membrane usher protein — protein sequence MNTPRRLLGILVTCLLTAKTAHATEFNADFLDVDGAKDVDLAQFTHADYTVPGTYLLDVVVNGRLLAARAIDYVQGNQPGTSVACVPADLVAQIGLKQTLLATLPRTYDGRCIDLLAIDGASVRHDRASARLRIAIPQIAFEYSDPDYIPPAAWSDGIPGALLDYRVIGNTSHGHGTHSSTVQSYGTIGANAGAWRLRGDYQAQLASGGNANFGGSSKTFQFNRLYAFRAFPQIRSTVSLGQSYLNSDIFDTFALTGATIRSDDRMLPPSMRGYAPLISGVARTNATVTVSQQGRVLYVTRVSPGAFALQNINTSVQGTLDVTVQEEDGSEQRFTVQSAAVPFLARAGELRYRTAVGKPRLFGGAGIDPAFGFVEAAYGLPHEITIYGGALGASGYAALAFGVGKNLGAFGAVSADVTTVRARLWWSGETRVGRSYRFNYSKHFDSLDADVRFFGYRFSDRTYTSFPQYFGDPTAAGLAPGKQRYSISLAKRVMDVSTFVSYDHTSYWNRPSDERIGVTAATAVRIGSLRNVSLNLSAYRTRGGGGSGNQLFVSATIPFGSRQTVTTSVASTSGGGTNVTAGYLGGTDKGLSYSLYAGTTNGAASASGNLRKQFSSIIANVQAAANTRSNTSASIELDGSFVATQHGVTAHANSYNGDTRLLVSTDGVPDVPFSGTQASSDARGYAVIGAVSPFSTFDARVNTNRASLQTTVSNPVQRVVLTDGAIGYVHFDTTHGRNALVVLRLPSGKDAPFGASVVDRRTGKEVGIVGEHGVTYLTGVRKDAELVVRVVDRDICRLPVLPESMTLGADPVPLDCAEPDTLSRR from the coding sequence GTGAACACCCCCCGTCGCCTTCTCGGCATCCTCGTCACCTGCCTGCTGACCGCCAAAACCGCGCACGCCACCGAATTCAACGCCGACTTTCTGGATGTCGACGGTGCGAAGGACGTCGACCTCGCGCAGTTCACGCACGCCGACTACACGGTGCCCGGCACCTATTTGCTGGACGTGGTCGTCAACGGCAGGCTGCTGGCGGCGCGTGCCATCGACTATGTCCAGGGCAACCAGCCCGGCACCAGCGTCGCTTGCGTGCCGGCCGACCTCGTCGCGCAGATCGGCCTCAAGCAGACGTTGCTCGCCACGCTGCCGCGCACGTACGACGGCCGCTGCATCGACCTGCTCGCGATCGACGGCGCATCGGTGCGGCACGACCGCGCATCCGCGCGCCTGCGGATCGCGATTCCGCAGATTGCGTTCGAATACAGCGACCCCGACTACATACCGCCCGCCGCATGGAGCGACGGGATCCCCGGCGCGTTGCTCGACTATCGCGTGATCGGCAACACGTCGCACGGTCACGGCACGCATTCGAGCACGGTGCAAAGCTATGGAACGATCGGCGCCAATGCCGGCGCATGGCGCTTGCGCGGCGACTATCAAGCGCAGCTCGCGTCCGGCGGCAACGCAAACTTCGGCGGCAGCTCCAAGACGTTCCAGTTCAACCGGCTATACGCGTTCCGGGCGTTTCCGCAGATTCGCTCGACGGTATCGCTCGGACAGAGCTATCTGAATTCCGACATCTTCGACACGTTCGCGCTGACGGGCGCGACGATCCGCAGCGACGACCGCATGCTGCCGCCGTCGATGCGCGGCTATGCGCCGCTGATCTCGGGCGTCGCGCGCACCAACGCGACCGTGACGGTGTCGCAGCAGGGCCGCGTGCTGTACGTGACGCGCGTGTCGCCGGGCGCGTTCGCGCTGCAGAACATCAACACGAGCGTGCAGGGCACGCTCGACGTGACCGTGCAGGAAGAAGACGGCAGCGAGCAGCGCTTCACGGTGCAGAGCGCGGCCGTGCCGTTCCTCGCGCGCGCAGGTGAATTGCGTTACCGCACGGCGGTCGGCAAGCCGCGCCTGTTCGGCGGCGCGGGTATCGATCCCGCATTCGGTTTCGTGGAAGCCGCATATGGCTTGCCGCACGAGATCACGATCTACGGCGGGGCGCTCGGTGCGTCGGGTTATGCGGCGCTCGCGTTCGGCGTCGGCAAGAATCTCGGCGCGTTCGGCGCGGTGTCGGCCGACGTGACGACGGTGCGCGCCCGGCTGTGGTGGAGCGGTGAAACGCGCGTCGGCCGCTCGTACCGCTTCAACTATTCGAAGCACTTCGATTCGCTCGACGCGGACGTGCGCTTCTTCGGCTACCGCTTCTCCGATCGCACCTACACGTCGTTTCCGCAGTATTTCGGCGATCCGACTGCCGCTGGCCTCGCGCCCGGCAAGCAGCGCTACTCGATCAGCCTCGCGAAGCGCGTGATGGACGTGTCGACGTTCGTGTCCTACGACCATACGAGCTACTGGAATCGCCCGTCGGACGAGCGGATCGGCGTGACGGCCGCGACGGCCGTGCGGATCGGTTCGCTGCGCAACGTCTCGCTGAACCTGTCGGCGTACCGCACTCGCGGTGGCGGCGGCAGCGGCAACCAGCTGTTCGTGTCGGCGACGATTCCGTTCGGTTCGCGCCAGACGGTGACGACCAGCGTCGCATCGACCAGCGGCGGCGGCACGAACGTGACGGCCGGCTATCTCGGCGGCACCGACAAGGGGCTCTCCTATTCGCTGTACGCGGGGACGACCAACGGCGCCGCATCGGCGAGCGGCAATCTGCGCAAGCAGTTCAGCTCGATCATCGCGAACGTGCAGGCGGCAGCCAATACGCGCTCGAACACGTCCGCGTCGATCGAACTCGATGGCTCGTTCGTCGCGACGCAGCACGGCGTGACCGCGCATGCGAACAGCTACAACGGCGATACGCGCCTGCTCGTGTCGACCGACGGCGTGCCGGACGTGCCGTTCTCGGGCACGCAGGCGAGTTCCGACGCGCGCGGCTACGCGGTGATCGGCGCGGTATCGCCGTTCAGCACGTTCGACGCGCGGGTCAACACCAATCGCGCGTCGTTGCAGACGACCGTGTCGAACCCGGTGCAGCGCGTCGTCCTGACCGACGGCGCGATCGGCTACGTGCATTTCGATACGACGCACGGCCGGAACGCGCTCGTCGTGCTGCGCTTGCCGTCAGGCAAGGACGCGCCGTTCGGCGCATCGGTGGTCGACCGTCGCACCGGCAAGGAAGTCGGCATCGTCGGCGAACACGGCGTGACCTATCTGACCGGTGTACGCAAGGACGCCGAGCTGGTGGTGCGCGTGGTCGACCGCGACATCTGCCGGCTTCCCGTCCTTCCTGAATCGATGACGCTCGGCGCCGATCCGGTTCCACTCGATTGCGCCGAGCCCGACACACTTTCCCGGAGATAA
- a CDS encoding substrate-binding domain-containing protein, producing the protein MLNALKKNMAMSLALLLFACGASAHETADPTIRRDARDGVVRLYGAGGPDTAFAKVAKVFTDETGIKVAVTGGPEPTWSRKAQADADILWGTSEEDMAGLLETYTVFRWGDVTPIYVRPAVIAVKKGNPKHIHGFDDLLADGMRIVVTEGAGVANTSGTGTWEDIAGRMGRLDDVRRFRRNIVGFGKGSGPSFRMFVDKDADAWITWPDWPITHPDQADYVSLSANRAIWRDVNVALAPDADPEAKQFLDFLNSDRGAAIMKTEGWVR; encoded by the coding sequence GTGCTGAACGCATTGAAAAAGAACATGGCCATGTCATTGGCGTTACTGCTGTTCGCGTGCGGTGCGTCCGCCCACGAAACGGCCGATCCGACGATACGGCGCGATGCGCGCGACGGCGTCGTGCGCCTGTACGGCGCAGGCGGCCCCGATACCGCATTCGCGAAAGTCGCGAAGGTCTTCACCGACGAAACGGGCATCAAGGTGGCAGTGACCGGCGGACCGGAGCCCACGTGGAGCCGCAAGGCGCAGGCCGATGCCGACATTCTGTGGGGCACCTCCGAAGAGGATATGGCCGGGCTGCTCGAAACCTACACGGTGTTTCGATGGGGCGACGTGACGCCGATCTATGTTCGCCCGGCCGTCATCGCCGTGAAGAAGGGCAATCCGAAACACATCCACGGCTTCGACGATCTGCTCGCGGACGGCATGCGCATCGTCGTCACCGAAGGCGCGGGCGTGGCGAATACGTCCGGCACCGGCACGTGGGAGGACATCGCCGGCCGCATGGGACGTCTCGACGACGTCAGGCGGTTCCGGCGGAACATCGTCGGATTCGGCAAGGGCAGCGGGCCGAGCTTCAGGATGTTCGTCGACAAGGACGCGGATGCCTGGATCACCTGGCCGGACTGGCCGATCACGCATCCCGACCAAGCCGATTACGTGAGCTTGTCCGCGAACCGGGCGATCTGGCGAGACGTCAACGTTGCGCTCGCCCCGGATGCCGATCCTGAAGCGAAGCAATTCCTCGATTTCCTGAACAGCGATCGCGGCGCCGCCATCATGAAGACCGAGGGCTGGGTGCGTTGA
- a CDS encoding siderophore-interacting protein: MIQNTPERTVTRVRHPLKFRLLQVVRVRAITPHLLRVTLSGPDLADFESASFDDHVKVFLPPPGAERPALPTLGANGPEFPAGEPKPVARDFTPRRFDRTKCELDLEFVLNHPGPASQWAAQARVGQWLGIGGPRGSFVVPTGFDWHLLIGDDTALPAVARRLEELPAGSRAAVVLEVADRRAQIAFDTRAEVHEIWRFRAEADTSDGDALLNAVRELPLPSSGDGYVWAAGEALAMRAVRQHLTGERGVDKARIRAAAYWKRGAAAVHETLED, encoded by the coding sequence TTGATACAGAACACACCGGAGCGCACCGTGACCCGCGTGCGCCATCCGCTCAAATTCCGCTTGCTGCAAGTCGTGCGCGTGCGTGCGATCACGCCGCACCTGCTGCGTGTCACGCTGAGCGGCCCCGATCTCGCGGATTTCGAATCGGCGTCGTTCGACGATCACGTGAAGGTGTTCCTGCCGCCGCCCGGCGCGGAGCGACCGGCGCTGCCGACGCTCGGCGCGAACGGCCCGGAATTCCCGGCAGGCGAGCCGAAGCCCGTCGCGCGCGACTTCACGCCGCGGCGCTTCGATCGTACGAAGTGCGAACTGGATCTGGAATTCGTGCTGAACCACCCGGGCCCGGCGTCGCAGTGGGCCGCGCAGGCGCGCGTCGGCCAATGGCTCGGCATCGGCGGCCCGCGCGGTTCGTTCGTCGTGCCGACCGGTTTCGACTGGCATCTGCTGATCGGCGACGACACCGCGCTGCCGGCCGTCGCCCGACGCCTGGAAGAGCTGCCCGCGGGCTCGCGCGCGGCGGTCGTGCTGGAAGTCGCGGACCGCCGCGCGCAAATCGCGTTCGACACGCGCGCGGAAGTGCATGAAATCTGGCGCTTTCGCGCCGAAGCCGACACAAGCGACGGCGATGCGCTGCTGAATGCGGTGCGCGAGCTGCCGCTGCCGTCCTCCGGCGACGGATACGTGTGGGCGGCCGGCGAAGCGCTCGCGATGCGCGCGGTGCGGCAGCATCTGACCGGCGAGCGGGGCGTCGACAAAGCGCGGATTCGCGCGGCGGCCTACTGGAAGCGCGGCGCAGCGGCCGTGCATGAAACGCTGGAAGACTGA
- a CDS encoding molecular chaperone, with protein MMNSNPLMRLAAAVGVTMLIAAATVHAAVVPDRTRVIYDGDAQWQSVTVANKSEKYPYVVQSWIEDEHGKKITSPFMVLPPLQRIEPTERNVLRIVRLPGDALPSDRETVFYLNIREVPPKTDAVNALQIALHTQMKLFYRPKGVQPSRDEDPTLPMTLRLDPSTHRLVLDNPTPYHVTVVKLFAGESKTPLKFGGLMVAPMSAATTDVAGPLPATLSVVHINDSGGETAVRYACDASACRSQPK; from the coding sequence ATGATGAATTCGAACCCGTTGATGCGGCTCGCGGCCGCCGTCGGCGTGACGATGCTGATCGCGGCTGCGACCGTGCATGCGGCCGTCGTGCCCGACCGTACGCGCGTGATCTACGACGGCGATGCGCAGTGGCAGAGCGTGACCGTGGCAAACAAGAGCGAGAAGTACCCGTACGTCGTCCAGTCGTGGATCGAAGACGAGCACGGCAAGAAGATCACGTCGCCGTTCATGGTGCTGCCGCCGCTGCAGCGGATCGAGCCGACGGAGCGCAACGTGTTGCGAATCGTCCGGTTGCCGGGCGATGCACTGCCGAGCGATCGCGAGACGGTGTTCTACCTGAACATCCGCGAGGTGCCGCCGAAAACGGATGCCGTCAATGCGCTGCAGATCGCGCTGCACACGCAGATGAAGCTGTTCTACCGGCCGAAGGGCGTGCAGCCGTCGCGCGACGAGGACCCGACGCTGCCGATGACGCTGCGTCTCGATCCGTCGACGCACAGGCTCGTGCTGGACAACCCCACGCCGTATCACGTCACGGTGGTCAAGCTGTTCGCCGGGGAGAGCAAGACACCGCTGAAGTTCGGCGGCCTGATGGTGGCGCCGATGTCGGCCGCGACCACCGACGTGGCAGGCCCGCTGCCGGCAACGCTGTCGGTCGTGCACATCAACGACTCCGGCGGCGAAACCGCCGTCAGGTACGCGTGCGATGCATCCGCATGCCGGAGCCAACCGAAATGA
- a CDS encoding undecaprenyl-diphosphatase, translating into MQNLNLTLFDAVNAGAAPHPAVARVAFFAADWLVYAIPAMVLLTWLFGVRTTRRQAIEAGVGACVALALAQVLSHFWFSPRPFMAGVGAQLIPHAPDGSFPSDHMTFVWSVAVGMLLGGATRMTGLVMAAMAAAIAWGRIYVGVHWPFDMAGGVLVGTAGALAAHLYGYRAVDLLERIGDAVHAVMMGRERTP; encoded by the coding sequence ATGCAGAACCTCAATCTCACCCTGTTCGACGCCGTCAATGCCGGCGCCGCGCCGCACCCCGCGGTGGCCCGCGTCGCTTTTTTCGCCGCCGACTGGCTCGTCTATGCGATTCCGGCGATGGTGCTGTTGACCTGGCTGTTCGGCGTGCGCACGACGCGGCGCCAGGCCATCGAAGCCGGCGTCGGCGCGTGCGTGGCGCTCGCGCTTGCACAGGTGCTGTCGCATTTCTGGTTCTCGCCGAGGCCGTTCATGGCCGGCGTCGGCGCGCAGCTGATCCCGCATGCGCCGGACGGCTCGTTTCCGAGCGATCACATGACGTTCGTCTGGAGCGTGGCGGTCGGCATGCTGCTCGGCGGCGCGACGCGCATGACGGGTCTCGTGATGGCGGCGATGGCCGCCGCGATCGCGTGGGGGCGGATCTATGTCGGCGTCCATTGGCCGTTCGACATGGCGGGCGGCGTGCTGGTCGGCACCGCCGGCGCGCTGGCCGCGCACCTGTACGGTTACCGGGCCGTCGATCTGCTCGAACGCATCGGCGACGCTGTGCACGCGGTCATGATGGGGCGCGAGCGCACGCCGTGA
- a CDS encoding acetoacetate decarboxylase, translating to MKPSDVRSKAFAMPLTSPAFPMGPYRFVDREFLIITYRTDPDRLREIVPEPLQVTEPLVHYEFIRMADSTGFGDYTESGQVIPVEYNGQPGSYTLAMYLDDHPPIAGGRELWGFPKKLASPTLQVNTDHILGTLDYGKVRVATGTMGYKHRELDIAEQARRLASPNFLLKIIPHVDGTARVCELVRYYMEDIQMKGAWTGPASLELSPHALAPVADLPVLEIVEARHIVADLTLGLGEVVYDYLAQ from the coding sequence ATGAAACCCAGCGATGTCCGATCGAAAGCGTTTGCGATGCCGTTGACCAGCCCTGCCTTCCCGATGGGCCCTTACCGTTTCGTCGATCGTGAGTTTCTGATCATCACGTATCGCACCGATCCGGACCGTCTGCGCGAAATCGTGCCTGAACCCCTGCAGGTCACCGAGCCGCTCGTGCATTACGAATTCATTCGCATGGCCGACTCCACCGGCTTCGGCGATTACACCGAAAGCGGCCAGGTGATCCCCGTCGAGTACAACGGCCAGCCGGGCAGCTACACGCTCGCGATGTACCTCGACGACCATCCGCCGATCGCCGGCGGCCGCGAGCTGTGGGGCTTCCCGAAGAAGCTCGCGTCGCCCACGCTGCAAGTGAACACCGATCACATCCTCGGCACGCTCGACTACGGCAAGGTGCGCGTCGCGACGGGCACGATGGGCTACAAGCACCGCGAGCTCGACATTGCCGAGCAGGCCAGGCGCCTTGCCAGCCCCAATTTCCTGCTGAAAATCATTCCTCATGTCGACGGCACGGCGCGCGTCTGCGAGCTGGTGCGCTACTACATGGAGGATATCCAGATGAAAGGCGCATGGACCGGCCCGGCCTCGCTCGAGCTGTCGCCGCATGCGCTCGCGCCGGTCGCCGACCTGCCGGTGCTCGAGATCGTCGAGGCCCGGCATATCGTCGCGGATCTGACGCTCGGGCTCGGCGAAGTCGTCTACGATTACCTGGCGCAGTAA
- a CDS encoding PadR family transcriptional regulator, producing MRHTPFDGDARCRGHGHHPGLEWFASLRHAIGRHRRGRDPFGGGPFGGRGGRGGFGDFGDDGMPRGRQFSADDLQLMLLALLADQPSHGYELIKALDTRSNGFYSPSPGMVYPALTYLEEVGFVASQAEGNRKRYALTDAGRAHLDAQRERVDTLFARLTHLARKMEFMRRAFAGETAGETADESHGGWLPEFVEARVALKHALLHRSGASADEQRRIAAILRRATAEIEGRSGA from the coding sequence ATGCGACACACCCCTTTCGATGGCGACGCCCGCTGCCGCGGCCACGGCCATCATCCCGGCCTCGAGTGGTTCGCCAGCCTGCGGCACGCGATCGGCCGCCATCGCCGCGGCCGCGATCCGTTCGGCGGCGGCCCGTTCGGCGGCCGTGGCGGACGCGGCGGCTTTGGCGATTTCGGTGACGACGGCATGCCGCGCGGCCGGCAGTTCAGCGCCGATGACCTGCAATTGATGCTGCTGGCGCTCCTCGCCGACCAGCCGAGCCACGGCTACGAGCTGATCAAGGCGCTCGACACGCGCTCGAACGGCTTCTACAGCCCGAGCCCCGGCATGGTCTACCCGGCACTGACCTATCTGGAGGAAGTCGGCTTCGTCGCGTCGCAGGCGGAGGGCAACCGCAAGCGCTACGCGCTCACCGACGCCGGCCGCGCACACCTCGACGCGCAGCGCGAACGCGTCGACACGCTGTTCGCACGCCTCACCCATCTCGCGCGCAAGATGGAATTCATGCGCCGCGCGTTCGCCGGCGAAACGGCTGGCGAAACCGCGGACGAGTCGCACGGCGGCTGGCTGCCGGAATTCGTCGAAGCGCGCGTCGCGCTGAAGCATGCGCTGCTGCACAGGAGCGGCGCGTCCGCCGACGAGCAGCGCCGCATCGCCGCGATCCTGCGGCGCGCGACCGCCGAAATCGAAGGCCGCAGCGGCGCGTAA
- a CDS encoding TDT family transporter gives MNPTRPGTTAAHSRQNLADKIRQFTPNWFAMTMGNGIVFLVLAGLPWHFAGQMALAHTLWVADSALYMVFAGMLLARWIFYPETIRPMLHHPLQSMFLGAVPMGLAPIINGLVMFAGSHAGEAASQLAYGLWCVDAVLALAVAVGVPYMMFTAQDHAFERITAVLLLPIVAPEVAASSAAVLAPHVDAYTARFLVAAGYVLWAVSVPLAFSVLTVVFFRLVIHKLPHRDLGPSSWLTLGPIGTGALGLLALGHVAPDAFAGTAFEATALVAREIGVIGGLLLWGTGLWWLATAMLFTLRYSRDGLPFNLGWWGFTFPLGVYTVVTFSLYRTTGFAAFAVLGMALAALLGSLWLIVLSRTLRGLARGELFHAPCLVVRAQPALG, from the coding sequence ATGAATCCGACAAGGCCTGGCACGACGGCGGCCCATAGCCGACAAAATCTCGCTGACAAGATTCGGCAGTTCACCCCGAACTGGTTCGCGATGACGATGGGCAACGGAATCGTATTCCTCGTCCTTGCCGGATTGCCGTGGCACTTCGCAGGGCAGATGGCGTTGGCCCACACGCTGTGGGTGGCCGACAGCGCGCTCTACATGGTGTTTGCCGGCATGCTGTTGGCACGCTGGATCTTCTATCCGGAAACGATCCGCCCGATGCTGCATCACCCGCTGCAGTCGATGTTCCTCGGCGCCGTGCCGATGGGGCTCGCGCCGATCATCAACGGGCTGGTCATGTTCGCCGGCTCGCATGCGGGCGAAGCGGCGAGCCAACTGGCCTACGGCTTGTGGTGCGTCGATGCGGTACTGGCGCTCGCCGTCGCAGTCGGCGTGCCGTACATGATGTTCACCGCGCAGGACCATGCGTTCGAGCGCATCACGGCCGTGTTGTTGCTGCCGATCGTCGCGCCGGAAGTGGCGGCGTCGAGCGCCGCCGTCCTCGCGCCGCATGTCGACGCATACACCGCGCGCTTTCTGGTGGCCGCCGGGTACGTGCTGTGGGCCGTGTCGGTGCCGCTCGCGTTTTCCGTGCTGACGGTCGTGTTCTTCCGGCTGGTGATCCACAAGCTGCCGCATCGCGATCTCGGTCCGTCGAGCTGGCTGACGCTCGGGCCGATCGGAACGGGCGCGCTGGGCCTGCTCGCTCTCGGCCACGTCGCGCCCGACGCGTTCGCCGGCACGGCGTTCGAGGCGACCGCGCTCGTCGCGCGCGAGATCGGCGTGATCGGCGGCTTGCTGCTCTGGGGCACCGGCCTGTGGTGGCTCGCCACGGCGATGCTGTTCACGCTGCGGTATTCCCGCGACGGGCTGCCGTTCAATCTCGGATGGTGGGGCTTCACGTTCCCGCTCGGCGTCTACACCGTCGTGACGTTCAGTCTCTATCGGACCACGGGCTTTGCCGCGTTCGCCGTGCTCGGGATGGCGCTGGCGGCGCTGCTCGGCAGCCTCTGGTTGATCGTGCTGTCCCGCACGCTGCGCGGCCTCGCCCGCGGCGAACTGTTTCACGCTCCGTGTCTCGTCGTCCGTGCGCAGCCCGCGCTCGGTTGA
- a CDS encoding malate dehydrogenase — translation MSKPARRVAVTGAAGQIAYSLLFRIARGDLLGDDQPVILQLLELPHALDALRGVVMELEDCAFPLLQSVEISDDPRVAFRDADYAMLVGSRPRGKGMERRDLLAANAAIFRSQGEALNEVANRQVKVLVVGNPANTNAWVARHYAPDLPADAITAMIRLDHNRAVSKLAARCGVTVDAVSRMAVWGNHSPTMFPDYRHALIDQQPAPMRVGDERWYLDTFIPEVARRGTAIIEARGASSAASAANAAIDQMRDWIRGSGGRWVSMSIVSGGEYGIPRGLMFGMPTICSEGRYRVVPDLEIDALARARIDASVAELVDEMQAVRAILAL, via the coding sequence ATGTCCAAACCTGCCCGCCGTGTCGCCGTGACCGGAGCCGCCGGTCAAATCGCCTACTCATTGCTGTTTCGAATCGCCCGCGGCGATCTGCTCGGCGACGATCAGCCCGTCATCCTTCAGCTCCTGGAATTGCCGCACGCGCTGGACGCGCTGCGCGGCGTGGTGATGGAACTGGAAGACTGCGCCTTCCCGCTGCTGCAGTCGGTCGAAATCAGCGACGATCCGCGCGTCGCGTTCCGCGATGCCGATTACGCGATGCTCGTCGGATCGCGCCCGCGTGGCAAAGGCATGGAACGGCGCGATCTGCTGGCCGCGAACGCCGCCATCTTCCGCTCCCAGGGCGAGGCGCTCAACGAAGTGGCGAACCGGCAGGTGAAGGTGCTCGTCGTCGGCAACCCGGCCAATACCAACGCGTGGGTGGCCCGCCACTACGCGCCCGACCTGCCGGCGGATGCGATTACCGCGATGATCCGTCTCGACCACAATCGCGCCGTGTCGAAGCTGGCCGCCCGATGCGGCGTAACGGTCGATGCCGTCAGCCGCATGGCGGTGTGGGGCAATCATTCGCCGACCATGTTCCCCGACTACCGTCACGCGCTGATCGACCAGCAGCCTGCGCCGATGCGTGTCGGCGACGAGCGCTGGTATCTCGACACGTTCATCCCCGAAGTCGCGCGCCGCGGCACGGCGATCATCGAAGCGCGCGGCGCCTCGTCGGCGGCGTCGGCCGCCAATGCGGCGATCGACCAGATGCGCGACTGGATTCGCGGCAGCGGCGGGCGCTGGGTGTCGATGAGCATCGTGTCCGGCGGCGAGTATGGCATTCCGCGCGGCCTGATGTTCGGGATGCCGACGATCTGCAGCGAAGGCCGCTATCGCGTCGTCCCGGATCTCGAGATCGACGCGCTGGCGCGCGCGCGCATCGATGCGTCGGTTGCGGAACTCGTGGACGAGATGCAGGCCGTGCGCGCGATTCTGGCGCTGTAG
- a CDS encoding fimbrial protein, whose amino-acid sequence MSAAISRRGVRARLIGLFSRVMLLLGCLVVAQSAWAVRCVTSDGVDRFVQPIGSVQTYPINAPDGYVIWVSPPRTTTGYCYKDLGGESLTFDDPISFYANPNGESPLAWGLEIGIRYRGVDYFGAGNQPGTGVPTGIVVPPCSRRDFNKLGGCPRIPLSITYQVVIRKAGTWVGIPQDSYAAFQFDGVKGINARNTSFRYTLSGMQNLKPSPCVVDVTVTPEPGIVDFGKVKATPTGFSPETPTQPFSLALDKRQCDTPVKIQGYFDTPNPVQGNVVLPSADSGFGVEILDRNGRQVPLREPFDLANFSATQARIDVPMSAVLRSLGTPKIGPFTVTATVQILYD is encoded by the coding sequence ATGAGCGCGGCGATTTCGCGCCGCGGCGTGCGTGCCCGTCTCATCGGGCTGTTCTCGCGCGTAATGTTGCTGCTCGGCTGCCTGGTCGTCGCGCAATCCGCGTGGGCCGTCCGGTGCGTGACGAGCGACGGAGTCGACCGGTTCGTCCAGCCGATCGGCTCCGTGCAGACCTATCCGATCAACGCACCCGACGGCTACGTGATCTGGGTGTCGCCGCCGCGCACGACGACCGGCTATTGCTACAAGGATCTCGGCGGCGAGTCGCTGACGTTCGACGATCCGATTTCGTTCTACGCGAACCCGAACGGCGAGAGCCCGCTGGCGTGGGGGCTCGAGATTGGCATCCGCTATCGCGGCGTCGACTATTTCGGGGCGGGCAACCAGCCGGGCACGGGGGTGCCGACCGGAATCGTCGTGCCGCCCTGTAGCCGTCGGGATTTTAATAAGTTGGGGGGATGCCCGAGGATTCCGCTCAGCATCACGTATCAGGTCGTCATCAGGAAGGCGGGGACGTGGGTGGGGATTCCGCAGGACAGCTATGCGGCGTTCCAGTTCGACGGCGTGAAGGGGATCAATGCGCGCAACACGAGCTTCCGGTACACCCTGAGCGGAATGCAAAACCTGAAGCCGTCACCCTGCGTCGTCGACGTGACCGTGACGCCCGAGCCGGGCATCGTCGATTTCGGGAAAGTGAAGGCGACCCCGACGGGTTTTTCTCCGGAGACGCCGACTCAACCGTTCTCGCTTGCGCTGGACAAGCGGCAATGCGACACGCCCGTGAAGATTCAGGGGTACTTCGACACGCCGAATCCGGTGCAGGGCAACGTCGTCCTGCCGTCAGCCGACAGCGGCTTCGGCGTCGAGATTCTCGACCGCAACGGGCGCCAGGTGCCGCTGCGCGAGCCGTTCGATCTTGCGAACTTCTCGGCGACACAAGCGCGTATCGACGTGCCGATGAGCGCGGTGCTAAGGTCGTTGGGGACACCGAAGATCGGTCCGTTCACCGTGACGGCGACGGTGCAGATTCTCTACGATTGA
- a CDS encoding fimbrial protein, translating to MKKILAAAALAAVSASTFAAATPGTIRFQGEIVAGACGISQETLDQTVSLGQVPSHVFKKVGDRSEAKNFNIVLTDCDTSTQTNAFFTFTGASDATNADLIATTGSASNVGIRLQAGANDYLKNGTEQSSPVVLSKSGNTVTFGAMYEATAAAVTPGIANAVANFTVRYQ from the coding sequence ATGAAAAAGATTTTGGCAGCAGCGGCGCTCGCCGCAGTTTCGGCATCGACGTTTGCGGCGGCGACCCCGGGCACGATCCGGTTCCAGGGCGAGATCGTCGCGGGCGCATGCGGCATCAGCCAGGAAACGCTCGACCAGACCGTGTCGCTCGGTCAGGTTCCGTCGCACGTGTTCAAGAAGGTCGGCGATCGTTCGGAGGCGAAGAATTTCAACATCGTGCTCACCGACTGCGATACGTCGACGCAGACCAACGCGTTCTTCACGTTCACGGGCGCGTCCGACGCCACCAACGCAGACTTGATCGCCACGACCGGCAGCGCGAGCAACGTCGGCATTCGCCTGCAGGCGGGCGCGAACGATTACCTGAAGAACGGCACCGAGCAGTCGTCCCCGGTTGTGCTGTCGAAGAGCGGCAACACCGTGACGTTCGGCGCGATGTATGAGGCGACGGCCGCAGCGGTCACGCCGGGTATCGCGAACGCGGTCGCCAACTTCACCGTGCGCTACCAGTAA